In Candidatus Effluviviaceae Genus I sp., the genomic stretch GCGCGGCGTGCGTCCCCTCCATCGTGTGGTCCACGGCCTTGCCGAGGTCGTGGAGGAGCCCCGCGCGCTTGGCCACCGCGACGTCGAGCCCGAGCTCGCCGGCCATGAGACCGGTCAGGTAGGCGACCTCCTTGGAGTGCTGGAGCACGTTCTGACCGTAGCTCGTCCGGTACCGGAGCTTCCCGAGGAGCTTGATGAGCTCCGGGCGAAGGTCGTGGATGCCGACGTCCAGGCACGCCTCCTCGCCGGTCTCGGTGATCTTCTGGTCGAGCTCCTTCGTGACCTTCTCGACGACCTCCTCGATCCGCCCCGGGTGGATCCGCCCGTCCCCGATGAGCCGCTCGAGCGAGAGCCTCGCCACCTCGCGGCGCACGGGATCGAAGCCCGACAGGATCACGGCCTCGGGGGTGTCGTCCACGATCACGTCGATGCCGGTCGCGGTCTCGAACGCTCGGATGTTCCTGCCCTCGCGGCCGATGATCCTGCCCTTCATCTCGTCGCTGGGGAGGTTCACCACCGACACGGTGGACTCCACGACGTGGTCGGCGGCGCACCGCTGGATGGCCAGCGTGAGGATCTGCTTCGCCTCCTTGTCGCCCTGCCTCCGCGCGTCGTCCCGGATGTCCTTGACCATCCTCGCGGCCTCGAGGCGCGCCTCGCTCTCCATGTTCTTGATGAGCAGCTTCTTCGCGTCGTCGCGGTTCATGCCCGCGATCCGCTCGAGCCGCTCGTTCTGCTCGTCGATCAGCTTCGAGACCTTCTCGGAACGCTCGACGATCTCCGCTTCCTTCGCGGCCTGCTCGGTCTCCGACCGGGCGAGCTCCTGTTCCTTCTTGTCGAGGAACTCCACCCTCCTGTTGAGGTCATCCTCCCGCTTCTCCAACTGCCTCTGGAGCTTCTCGAGCTCCGCTCGTGTCGCCTGCGTGTCTTCCTCGAACCTGGACTTCGCCTTGTACCACTCGTCCTTCGCCTCGAGGATCGCCGCCTTCTTCTGCGTCTCGGCCTCGCGCTGCGCCTCGCGGACGATCTTCTCGGCCAGTTCCTCGGCGCTCACGATCTTGCTGCGGTCCACGAGCCGTCTGGCGAACCAGCCGGCCACGAACACGGCAACGCCGATCAGGAACGCAACGACCATGGCTCCCCACTGGCTCATGCGGTCGTCTCCCTCCCATCTATCGCATTGTGGTCCTGCGCCGATCGGCCGGCCCCCGGCATCACGTGCCCTCCGGATCCTCGACCGGCGAAGCGGCGTCCCATCGGGACAACCGCTCCCGGACCTCCCTCTCGTACCCCGCATCGCCGGGCGTGTAGAAGCTCCGGCGCTTCTCGACGTAGTCCTGCCTTCTGCCCTCGGCCTCCGAGCGCGGCATCTCGTACGCGGCCCCCCGCCCCAGCCGCGCGGCTCCCGCGTAGCCCGCGGCGCGCAGGTGCGCCGGAACCTCCCCCGAGTCCTCCGTCCGGACGGCCTCCTCGGCCGCGGCGATCGCGTCGGCGCACGCCCTGCTCTTGGGCGCCGCCGCGAGGTAGATCGTCGCCTCGGCGAGCGCGTACCGCGCCTCGGGAAGCCCGAGCATCTCGACGGCCCTGGCCGCCCCGACCGCAAGTCCCAGGGCCCCCGGGTCGGCAAGCCCCACGTCCTCGGAGGCCAGGATCACGAGCCGCCTCGCGATGAAGCGCGGGTCCTCGCCGCCCTCGAGCATCCTGGCCAGCCAGAAGAGCGCCGCATCGGGCTGCGAGCCGCGCACGCTCTTGATGAACGCCGACGCCACGTCGTAGTGCGCGTCGCCGTCGCGGTCGTGCCTGATCACGCGGCGCGCGAGACACCCCTCGGCCACGGCCAGGCTCACGCGGATGGCGCCGCCTTTGTCCGGCGGCGTCGAGAGCGCCGCGAGTTCGAGCGCCGAGAGGGCCCTCCTCGCGTCCCCGAGCGCGTTGTCGGCCAGGTGGTCCAGCGCGTCGTCCGCCGCCTCGACGCGGTACTCGCCGAGGCCCCGCTCCCGGTCGGCGAGGGCGGACACCAGGATCGCCCGCACGTCGTCCCTCGAGAGCGGCCGGAACTCGAACACCTGAACGCGCGACAGGAGCGCCTGGTTCAGGTAGAAGAACGGGTTCTCCACCGTCGCGCCGATCATGACGAACGCGTCGTCCTCGAGGGGCGCGAGCAGCACGTCCTGCTGGGCCTTGTTGAACCGGTGCACCTCGTCGATGAACACGATCGTCCGCCGGGGCGAGCGCTGCCGCGCGCCGGTGACGGCGGCCCGCAGATCGGCCACGCCGGCCTCGACCGCGTTGAGCCTCACGAGCGCCGACCCGGTGGCCTCCGCGATCACGTGGCCGAGGGAGGTCTTGCCGCTCCCAGGAGGGCCGTACAGGATCATCGAGAACAGCCTGTCGGCCTCGATGGCCCTCCGAAGCAGCTTGCCCGGTCCCAGCACGTGGTCCTGTCCGCGATACTCACCGAGCGCCCGCGGCCGCATCCTCTTCGCGAGAGGCGCGTGCGGGGCTTCGGGAACCGTGAAGAGGCCCCCCGGCTCAGCGTGGGCATCGCGCAACGCGTTCACCTCGTTCATCCGAACGCGGGACACGGGGCAGGGCATCGGGCTGGGCTGGAACGAAGCTCGGTCGACGGCATCGGCGTGGCGCCTCCGAATGCGGCGGCGCGCTCTGAAGGTCAGCGAAAGGCCTGAGAAGGGCCGCGGGGGTCACTCGCCCATCTGGGACTCGATCTCCTGCGAGAGTTCCTCGGCCCGCTCCTCGACCTCGGCCAGCAGCCTGTTCCGGTCGTCTCGCTCCCGGAAAAGCTCGCCGGCGATGTTGAGGGCCGCGAGAATGGCCACCTTGAGGGAAGAGCCAAGGGCCGTTTCGCCGTCCACCTCCCGCATCTTGCTGTCCACGTAGTGGGCGATCTCCTGAATGCTCTCAGGGTCCGCGTCCCCGCGGATTCGGTACTCCGACCCGAAGATCTCGACCTTCACGCTGCTCATCAGGTGATCTCAGGCTTCGTCGCCCCATCGGGGGGCGCTCACCGGGGACACCGCGACGCGACGGAGCGCCGCCGGGCCCCTAGGCCAGCTTCTCGCCGATCGATCTCATCTTCTGCTCGATCCGCTTCCGCTGCCTCGCGTCTATCTTCTCACCGGACCAGACGCTCTTCATGTGGCCGGCGAGGTCCTCGAACTCCTTTCCCAGAGCGCGCAGGCGCTCCCTGAGCTCGGCGTTCTCCGCCCTCAGTCGCGCGAGCTCACCCACAGCCCGCGCGATCGAGGCCTCGAGCGCTTCCATTCCGGGCACCTGCATCGTCGTCTCCACGAAGGCGCCGCCCGGTCACTTCCGGAGCGACGCCCCCAGCTCCTTGAGGAGGCGGTTGACGACGCGGCCGTGCGCCTCGTCGACCTCCGCGTCCGTCAGGGTGCGCTCGCGCGACATGTACGTCAGCGACAGGCCAAGGCTCTTCTTCCCCGCGGGAAGCTGCGAGCCACGGTACAGGTCGAACACTTCCACGGACTGCAGGAGCGCCTCGCCGTGCCCGCCGACCACGTCCAGCACGCCGGCCGCGGGCGTCCCGTCATCCAGGATCAGCGCAACGTCGCGCCGCACCTTGGGATACCGCGGTAGCCGCTCGTGTTTCCCCACCA encodes the following:
- the rny gene encoding ribonuclease Y, whose protein sequence is MSQWGAMVVAFLIGVAVFVAGWFARRLVDRSKIVSAEELAEKIVREAQREAETQKKAAILEAKDEWYKAKSRFEEDTQATRAELEKLQRQLEKREDDLNRRVEFLDKKEQELARSETEQAAKEAEIVERSEKVSKLIDEQNERLERIAGMNRDDAKKLLIKNMESEARLEAARMVKDIRDDARRQGDKEAKQILTLAIQRCAADHVVESTVSVVNLPSDEMKGRIIGREGRNIRAFETATGIDVIVDDTPEAVILSGFDPVRREVARLSLERLIGDGRIHPGRIEEVVEKVTKELDQKITETGEEACLDVGIHDLRPELIKLLGKLRYRTSYGQNVLQHSKEVAYLTGLMAGELGLDVAVAKRAGLLHDLGKAVDHTMEGTHAALGAELASRYGEDEVVVNSIESHHEDVEHTSMIAVLVQAADAVSGARPGARRETLETYIKRLEKLEQIAGTFQGVERSYAIQAGREIRIMVQHKKIDDARAEALASAVARKIEAELKYPGQIKVVVIRESRAVDYAK
- a CDS encoding replication-associated recombination protein A, which translates into the protein MNEVNALRDAHAEPGGLFTVPEAPHAPLAKRMRPRALGEYRGQDHVLGPGKLLRRAIEADRLFSMILYGPPGSGKTSLGHVIAEATGSALVRLNAVEAGVADLRAAVTGARQRSPRRTIVFIDEVHRFNKAQQDVLLAPLEDDAFVMIGATVENPFFYLNQALLSRVQVFEFRPLSRDDVRAILVSALADRERGLGEYRVEAADDALDHLADNALGDARRALSALELAALSTPPDKGGAIRVSLAVAEGCLARRVIRHDRDGDAHYDVASAFIKSVRGSQPDAALFWLARMLEGGEDPRFIARRLVILASEDVGLADPGALGLAVGAARAVEMLGLPEARYALAEATIYLAAAPKSRACADAIAAAEEAVRTEDSGEVPAHLRAAGYAGAARLGRGAAYEMPRSEAEGRRQDYVEKRRSFYTPGDAGYEREVRERLSRWDAASPVEDPEGT
- a CDS encoding cell division protein ZapA, which gives rise to MSSVKVEIFGSEYRIRGDADPESIQEIAHYVDSKMREVDGETALGSSLKVAILAALNIAGELFRERDDRNRLLAEVEERAEELSQEIESQMGE